One genomic window of Augochlora pura isolate Apur16 chromosome 5, APUR_v2.2.1, whole genome shotgun sequence includes the following:
- the LOC144470574 gene encoding uncharacterized protein LOC144470574 isoform X4 has product MADIEGKKLTELRVIDLKTELERRGLDKSGNKAALLERLSKSISDEGKNPDEYLIVPCGGVCKVTPRKNSVTGTTNPDEATEVIEIQKEDVTDVPDISEAKVKTEVKLALEKELTPPKLEESQGEVQISSSKEVECKVEPKVQVKIEAEASAVVNEVPTNSASTVEANGIDNEDSINLTIGEDEENLLAEETESHERHKDGGEKKKVEENSKKGESKGSGRAEAGANSKEGTSSGANVGTKNKQDGGDGSKSTESSNKNQKRDDKDKKNSQVSPVNASSRNLWVSGLSSSTRATDLKQIFSKYGKVIGAKVVTNARTPGARCYGYVTMSTSEDAAKCIQHLHKTELHGRVISVEKAKGDTQQSHMRKRDTANGKSEKKEEKEKLKDNHDTADRKEKEVKKEKSEEKGSEATKKLDEKGEIGENKKTETLEKKDEALKESDSRSTKSTSKKPESERGRRDEKRIRSWDHHRSHTRSRSRERRRRDDVLTFAKIREERERQRLREKERMLREEERRRREDMERQREIERRHREEAARLDREREKLRRERERIEQEKAELLRLERERQKLEREKLERERLELKRQQMRLEESRRAPPPPSIKRSSSDRRDPRDMYVEPDRKRIATEHSRRHTPDRVSDRRGEILDRVSDRRLDSSPPARYESSRSTQDIGLKKEFKRSSDFTSRSSRPESFSDVSRGREVIVRREPLSTTTSSIDPRQVKERYERPSTTTYTREREVRRSEPETHRSSRDSHTRYSESFKPTGSTTPRDSRYVESNRTTSSWHSGPPSTKSFNSVPSSGTRDPRNEPSSWSSRSSDNVNRWSNSSSMGNTLRHPVPPTYQSGPIQSMGLTAPGTAPSYDRFDPYKSSMPSMRKY; this is encoded by the exons ATGGCCGATATAGAAGGGAAAAAGTTGACCGAACTCCGTGTAATAGATCTGAAAACGGAGCTCGAACGACGAGGACTTGATAAAAGCGGAAATAAAGCGGCGCTTCTAGAGCGTCTTTCCAAG TCCATATCTGACGAAGGAAAAAATCCTGATGAATATCTCATTGTACCTTGTGGCGGTGTATGCAAAGTCACTCCAAGAAAGAATAGTG tgACCGGTACAACGAATCCAGATGAGGCAACAGAAGtcatagaaattcaaaaagAAGATGTTACGGATGTGCCTGATATTTCTGAGGCAAAGGTGAAGACAGAAGTAAAGCTTGCCCTTGAGAAAGAGTTGACTCCACCGAAGTTGGAG GAATCTCAAGGGGAAGTCCAAATCAGCAGTAGCAAGGAAGTAGAGTGCAAAGTAGAACCCAAGGTCCAGGTGAAAATCGAAGCGGAAGCATCAGCAGTGGTGAATGAAGTCCCAACCAATTCAGCTTCGACGGTCGAAGCTAATGGTATTGATAACGAAGATTCTATTAATTTGACTATCGGCGAAGACGAGGAAAATCTCCTAGCCGAGGAG ACCGAGTCTCACGAGAGGCATAAAG ATggaggagagaagaagaaagtcGAAGAGAACAGCAAGAAGGGAGAGTCTAAAGGGAGCGGTAGAGCAGAAGCCGGCGCCAACAGCAAGGAAGGGACCTCGTCAGGCGCGAACGTCGGGACGAAGAACAAGCAGGACGGTGGAGACGGAAGCAAGAG CACGGAGTCTAGTAACAAGAATCAAAAAAGGGATGATAAAG ACAAGAAAAATTCTCAAGTTAGCCCCGTTAACGCGAGCAGCAGAAACTTATGGGTATCCGGATTGTCGTCGAGCACACGCGCCACCGACTTgaagcaaatattttcgaaatacgGAAAGGTGATCGGCGCGAAAGTGGTTACGAACGCGAGGACACCCGGCGCAAGATGCTACGGATACGTGACCATGTCGACGAGCGAAGACGCCGCGAAATGCATCCAGCATTTGCACAAGACGGAACTCCACGGTCGCGTGATATCCGTCGAAAAG GCGAAAGGCGACACGCAGCAAAGTCACATGCGGAAACGGGACACCGCCAACGGGAAGTccgagaagaaggaagaaaaggAGAAGTTGAAGGATAATCACGACACAGCCGACCGGAAGGAGAAAGAggtgaaaaaggaaaagagcgAAGAGAAGGGATCGGAAGCAA CGAAAAAGTTGGACGAGAAAGGCGAGATCGGCGAAAACAAGAAGACGGAGACGCTGGAGAAGAAGGACGAAGCTTTGAAGGAATCGGACTCGCGATCAACCAAATCTACCAGCAAGAAaccagagagcgagagaggacgGCGCGACGAGAAGAGGATTCGATCGTGGGACCATCACCGATCTCACACACGATCCCGTAGTCGCGAGCGACGCAGACGCGACGATGTGCTCACATTCGCAAAGATCAGG GAAGAACGAGAGAGGCAGAGATTACGTGAGAAAGAGCGAATGCTTCGCGAAGAGGAGCGTAGAAGGCGGGAGGATATGGAACGGCAAAGGGAAATCGAACGAAGACATAGGGAAGAGGCGGCACGATTGGACAGAGAACGCGAGAAGCTTCGCCGAGAACGGGAGAGGATCGAACAAGAGAAGGCTGAGCTTCTTCGTCTCGAGCGGGAACGCCAAAAGCTCGAACGGGAGAAGCTGGAACGGGAGAGGCTCGAACTCAAGAGGCAACAGATGCGGCTTGAGGAGAGTAGACGCGCGCCTCCTCCGCCCTCCATAAAGCGGTCCTCCAGCGACCGAAGAGACCCGAGAGACATGTATGTGGAGCCAGACAGAAAACGCATAGCCACCGAGCACAGTCGAAGACACACACCGGATCGCGTCAgcgatcgccgcggcgagattCTGGATCGCGTCTCCGACAGACGGTTGGATTCGTCGCCACCTGCTCGTTACGAATCCAGCAG ATCTACTCAAGACATAGGATTGAAGAAGGAATTTAAGCGCAGCAGCGACTTTACTTCGCGTAGCAGTCGTCCGGAAAGTTTCTCCGACGTTTCTCGCGGTAGGGAAGTGATCGTTCGCCGAGAACCGCTCAGCACGACCACATCGTCGATCGATCCCCGGCAAGTCAAAGAGAG ATACGAGCGACCAAGCACGACTACGTACACGCGCGAACGCGAAGTTCGTCGATCGGAACCAGAAACCCATAGAAGTTCCAGGGACAGCCATACACGTTACAGCGAGAGTTTCAAACCTACGGGCTCGACCACGCCGC GTGACAGTCGCTACGTAGAGAGTAATAGAACGACCAGCAGCTGGCACTCGGGACCGCCTTCCACGAAATCATTTAATTCCGTACCTAGTAGCGGCACTCGGGATCCGCGAAACGAACCATCTAGTTGGAGTTCGAGATCGTCGGACAACGTAAACAG ATGGAGTAATTCGAGCAGCATGGGAAATACGTTGCGGCATCCTGTTCCGCCGACTTACCAGAGCGGCCCTATTCAATCTATGGGATTGACAGCACCTGGAACAGCGCCGTCGTACGATCGCTTCGATCCATACAAATCCTCCATGCCGAGCATGAGAAAATACTGA
- the LOC144470574 gene encoding uncharacterized protein LOC144470574 isoform X2: protein MADIEGKKLTELRVIDLKTELERRGLDKSGNKAALLERLSKSISDEGKNPDEYLIVPCGGVCKVTPRKNSVTGTTNPDEATEVIEIQKEDVTDVPDISEAKVKTEVKLALEKELTPPKLEESQGEVQISSSKEVECKVEPKVQVKIEAEASAVVNEVPTNSASTVEANGIDNEDSINLTIGEDEENLLAEETESHERHKDGGEKKKVEENSKKGESKGSGRAEAGANSKEGTSSGANVGTKNKQDGGDGSKSTESSNKNQKRDDKDKKNSQVSPVNASSRNLWVSGLSSSTRATDLKQIFSKYGKVIGAKVVTNARTPGARCYGYVTMSTSEDAAKCIQHLHKTELHGRVISVEKAKGDTQQSHMRKRDTANGKSEKKEEKEKLKDNHDTADRKEKEVKKEKSEEKGSEAKTFKCAAAKKLDEKGEIGENKKTETLEKKDEALKESDSRSTKSTSKKPESERGRRDEKRIRSWDHHRSHTRSRSRERRRRDDVLTFAKIREERERQRLREKERMLREEERRRREDMERQREIERRHREEAARLDREREKLRRERERIEQEKAELLRLERERQKLEREKLERERLELKRQQMRLEESRRAPPPPSIKRSSSDRRDPRDMYVEPDRKRIATEHSRRHTPDRVSDRRGEILDRVSDRRLDSSPPARYESSRSTQDIGLKKEFKRSSDFTSRSSRPESFSDVSRGREVIVRREPLSTTTSSIDPRQVKERYERPSTTTYTREREVRRSEPETHRSSRDSHTRYSESFKPTGSTTPRDSRYVESNRTTSSWHSGPPSTKSFNSVPSSGTRDPRNEPSSWSSRSSDNVNRWSNSSSMGNTLRHPVPPTYQSGPIQSMGLTAPGTAPSYDRFDPYKSSMPSMRKY, encoded by the exons ATGGCCGATATAGAAGGGAAAAAGTTGACCGAACTCCGTGTAATAGATCTGAAAACGGAGCTCGAACGACGAGGACTTGATAAAAGCGGAAATAAAGCGGCGCTTCTAGAGCGTCTTTCCAAG TCCATATCTGACGAAGGAAAAAATCCTGATGAATATCTCATTGTACCTTGTGGCGGTGTATGCAAAGTCACTCCAAGAAAGAATAGTG tgACCGGTACAACGAATCCAGATGAGGCAACAGAAGtcatagaaattcaaaaagAAGATGTTACGGATGTGCCTGATATTTCTGAGGCAAAGGTGAAGACAGAAGTAAAGCTTGCCCTTGAGAAAGAGTTGACTCCACCGAAGTTGGAG GAATCTCAAGGGGAAGTCCAAATCAGCAGTAGCAAGGAAGTAGAGTGCAAAGTAGAACCCAAGGTCCAGGTGAAAATCGAAGCGGAAGCATCAGCAGTGGTGAATGAAGTCCCAACCAATTCAGCTTCGACGGTCGAAGCTAATGGTATTGATAACGAAGATTCTATTAATTTGACTATCGGCGAAGACGAGGAAAATCTCCTAGCCGAGGAG ACCGAGTCTCACGAGAGGCATAAAG ATggaggagagaagaagaaagtcGAAGAGAACAGCAAGAAGGGAGAGTCTAAAGGGAGCGGTAGAGCAGAAGCCGGCGCCAACAGCAAGGAAGGGACCTCGTCAGGCGCGAACGTCGGGACGAAGAACAAGCAGGACGGTGGAGACGGAAGCAAGAG CACGGAGTCTAGTAACAAGAATCAAAAAAGGGATGATAAAG ACAAGAAAAATTCTCAAGTTAGCCCCGTTAACGCGAGCAGCAGAAACTTATGGGTATCCGGATTGTCGTCGAGCACACGCGCCACCGACTTgaagcaaatattttcgaaatacgGAAAGGTGATCGGCGCGAAAGTGGTTACGAACGCGAGGACACCCGGCGCAAGATGCTACGGATACGTGACCATGTCGACGAGCGAAGACGCCGCGAAATGCATCCAGCATTTGCACAAGACGGAACTCCACGGTCGCGTGATATCCGTCGAAAAG GCGAAAGGCGACACGCAGCAAAGTCACATGCGGAAACGGGACACCGCCAACGGGAAGTccgagaagaaggaagaaaaggAGAAGTTGAAGGATAATCACGACACAGCCGACCGGAAGGAGAAAGAggtgaaaaaggaaaagagcgAAGAGAAGGGATCGGAAGCAA AAACGTTTAAATGTGCGGCAGCGAAAAAGTTGGACGAGAAAGGCGAGATCGGCGAAAACAAGAAGACGGAGACGCTGGAGAAGAAGGACGAAGCTTTGAAGGAATCGGACTCGCGATCAACCAAATCTACCAGCAAGAAaccagagagcgagagaggacgGCGCGACGAGAAGAGGATTCGATCGTGGGACCATCACCGATCTCACACACGATCCCGTAGTCGCGAGCGACGCAGACGCGACGATGTGCTCACATTCGCAAAGATCAGG GAAGAACGAGAGAGGCAGAGATTACGTGAGAAAGAGCGAATGCTTCGCGAAGAGGAGCGTAGAAGGCGGGAGGATATGGAACGGCAAAGGGAAATCGAACGAAGACATAGGGAAGAGGCGGCACGATTGGACAGAGAACGCGAGAAGCTTCGCCGAGAACGGGAGAGGATCGAACAAGAGAAGGCTGAGCTTCTTCGTCTCGAGCGGGAACGCCAAAAGCTCGAACGGGAGAAGCTGGAACGGGAGAGGCTCGAACTCAAGAGGCAACAGATGCGGCTTGAGGAGAGTAGACGCGCGCCTCCTCCGCCCTCCATAAAGCGGTCCTCCAGCGACCGAAGAGACCCGAGAGACATGTATGTGGAGCCAGACAGAAAACGCATAGCCACCGAGCACAGTCGAAGACACACACCGGATCGCGTCAgcgatcgccgcggcgagattCTGGATCGCGTCTCCGACAGACGGTTGGATTCGTCGCCACCTGCTCGTTACGAATCCAGCAG ATCTACTCAAGACATAGGATTGAAGAAGGAATTTAAGCGCAGCAGCGACTTTACTTCGCGTAGCAGTCGTCCGGAAAGTTTCTCCGACGTTTCTCGCGGTAGGGAAGTGATCGTTCGCCGAGAACCGCTCAGCACGACCACATCGTCGATCGATCCCCGGCAAGTCAAAGAGAG ATACGAGCGACCAAGCACGACTACGTACACGCGCGAACGCGAAGTTCGTCGATCGGAACCAGAAACCCATAGAAGTTCCAGGGACAGCCATACACGTTACAGCGAGAGTTTCAAACCTACGGGCTCGACCACGCCGC GTGACAGTCGCTACGTAGAGAGTAATAGAACGACCAGCAGCTGGCACTCGGGACCGCCTTCCACGAAATCATTTAATTCCGTACCTAGTAGCGGCACTCGGGATCCGCGAAACGAACCATCTAGTTGGAGTTCGAGATCGTCGGACAACGTAAACAG ATGGAGTAATTCGAGCAGCATGGGAAATACGTTGCGGCATCCTGTTCCGCCGACTTACCAGAGCGGCCCTATTCAATCTATGGGATTGACAGCACCTGGAACAGCGCCGTCGTACGATCGCTTCGATCCATACAAATCCTCCATGCCGAGCATGAGAAAATACTGA
- the LOC144470574 gene encoding uncharacterized protein LOC144470574 isoform X1, with product MADIEGKKLTELRVIDLKTELERRGLDKSGNKAALLERLSKSISDEGKNPDEYLIVPCGGVCKVTPRKNSVTGTTNPDEATEVIEIQKEDVTDVPDISEAKVKTEVKLALEKELTPPKLEESQGEVQISSSKEVECKVEPKVQVKIEAEASAVVNEVPTNSASTVEANGIDNEDSINLTIGEDEENLLAEETESHERHKDGGEKKKVEENSKKGESKGSGRAEAGANSKEGTSSGANVGTKNKQDGGDGSKSTESSNKNQKRDDKDKKNSQVSPVNASSRNLWVSGLSSSTRATDLKQIFSKYGKVIGAKVVTNARTPGARCYGYVTMSTSEDAAKCIQHLHKTELHGRVISVEKAKGDTQQSHMRKRDTANGKSEKKEEKEKLKDNHDTADRKEKEVKKEKSEEKGSEAKTFKCAAAKKLDEKGEIGENKKTETLEKKDEALKESDSRSTKSTSKKPESERGRRDEKRIRSWDHHRSHTRSRSRERRRRDDVLTFAKIREERERQRLREKERMLREEERRRREDMERQREIERRHREEAARLDREREKLRRERERIEQEKAELLRLERERQKLEREKLERERLELKRQQMRLEESRRAPPPPSIKRSSSDRRDPRDMYVEPDRKRIATEHSRRHTPDRVSDRRGEILDRVSDRRLDSSPPARYESSRSTQDIGLKKEFKRSSDFTSRSSRPESFSDVSRGREVIVRREPLSTTTSSIDPRQVKESRYERPSTTTYTREREVRRSEPETHRSSRDSHTRYSESFKPTGSTTPRDSRYVESNRTTSSWHSGPPSTKSFNSVPSSGTRDPRNEPSSWSSRSSDNVNRWSNSSSMGNTLRHPVPPTYQSGPIQSMGLTAPGTAPSYDRFDPYKSSMPSMRKY from the exons ATGGCCGATATAGAAGGGAAAAAGTTGACCGAACTCCGTGTAATAGATCTGAAAACGGAGCTCGAACGACGAGGACTTGATAAAAGCGGAAATAAAGCGGCGCTTCTAGAGCGTCTTTCCAAG TCCATATCTGACGAAGGAAAAAATCCTGATGAATATCTCATTGTACCTTGTGGCGGTGTATGCAAAGTCACTCCAAGAAAGAATAGTG tgACCGGTACAACGAATCCAGATGAGGCAACAGAAGtcatagaaattcaaaaagAAGATGTTACGGATGTGCCTGATATTTCTGAGGCAAAGGTGAAGACAGAAGTAAAGCTTGCCCTTGAGAAAGAGTTGACTCCACCGAAGTTGGAG GAATCTCAAGGGGAAGTCCAAATCAGCAGTAGCAAGGAAGTAGAGTGCAAAGTAGAACCCAAGGTCCAGGTGAAAATCGAAGCGGAAGCATCAGCAGTGGTGAATGAAGTCCCAACCAATTCAGCTTCGACGGTCGAAGCTAATGGTATTGATAACGAAGATTCTATTAATTTGACTATCGGCGAAGACGAGGAAAATCTCCTAGCCGAGGAG ACCGAGTCTCACGAGAGGCATAAAG ATggaggagagaagaagaaagtcGAAGAGAACAGCAAGAAGGGAGAGTCTAAAGGGAGCGGTAGAGCAGAAGCCGGCGCCAACAGCAAGGAAGGGACCTCGTCAGGCGCGAACGTCGGGACGAAGAACAAGCAGGACGGTGGAGACGGAAGCAAGAG CACGGAGTCTAGTAACAAGAATCAAAAAAGGGATGATAAAG ACAAGAAAAATTCTCAAGTTAGCCCCGTTAACGCGAGCAGCAGAAACTTATGGGTATCCGGATTGTCGTCGAGCACACGCGCCACCGACTTgaagcaaatattttcgaaatacgGAAAGGTGATCGGCGCGAAAGTGGTTACGAACGCGAGGACACCCGGCGCAAGATGCTACGGATACGTGACCATGTCGACGAGCGAAGACGCCGCGAAATGCATCCAGCATTTGCACAAGACGGAACTCCACGGTCGCGTGATATCCGTCGAAAAG GCGAAAGGCGACACGCAGCAAAGTCACATGCGGAAACGGGACACCGCCAACGGGAAGTccgagaagaaggaagaaaaggAGAAGTTGAAGGATAATCACGACACAGCCGACCGGAAGGAGAAAGAggtgaaaaaggaaaagagcgAAGAGAAGGGATCGGAAGCAA AAACGTTTAAATGTGCGGCAGCGAAAAAGTTGGACGAGAAAGGCGAGATCGGCGAAAACAAGAAGACGGAGACGCTGGAGAAGAAGGACGAAGCTTTGAAGGAATCGGACTCGCGATCAACCAAATCTACCAGCAAGAAaccagagagcgagagaggacgGCGCGACGAGAAGAGGATTCGATCGTGGGACCATCACCGATCTCACACACGATCCCGTAGTCGCGAGCGACGCAGACGCGACGATGTGCTCACATTCGCAAAGATCAGG GAAGAACGAGAGAGGCAGAGATTACGTGAGAAAGAGCGAATGCTTCGCGAAGAGGAGCGTAGAAGGCGGGAGGATATGGAACGGCAAAGGGAAATCGAACGAAGACATAGGGAAGAGGCGGCACGATTGGACAGAGAACGCGAGAAGCTTCGCCGAGAACGGGAGAGGATCGAACAAGAGAAGGCTGAGCTTCTTCGTCTCGAGCGGGAACGCCAAAAGCTCGAACGGGAGAAGCTGGAACGGGAGAGGCTCGAACTCAAGAGGCAACAGATGCGGCTTGAGGAGAGTAGACGCGCGCCTCCTCCGCCCTCCATAAAGCGGTCCTCCAGCGACCGAAGAGACCCGAGAGACATGTATGTGGAGCCAGACAGAAAACGCATAGCCACCGAGCACAGTCGAAGACACACACCGGATCGCGTCAgcgatcgccgcggcgagattCTGGATCGCGTCTCCGACAGACGGTTGGATTCGTCGCCACCTGCTCGTTACGAATCCAGCAG ATCTACTCAAGACATAGGATTGAAGAAGGAATTTAAGCGCAGCAGCGACTTTACTTCGCGTAGCAGTCGTCCGGAAAGTTTCTCCGACGTTTCTCGCGGTAGGGAAGTGATCGTTCGCCGAGAACCGCTCAGCACGACCACATCGTCGATCGATCCCCGGCAAGTCAAAGAGAG CAGATACGAGCGACCAAGCACGACTACGTACACGCGCGAACGCGAAGTTCGTCGATCGGAACCAGAAACCCATAGAAGTTCCAGGGACAGCCATACACGTTACAGCGAGAGTTTCAAACCTACGGGCTCGACCACGCCGC GTGACAGTCGCTACGTAGAGAGTAATAGAACGACCAGCAGCTGGCACTCGGGACCGCCTTCCACGAAATCATTTAATTCCGTACCTAGTAGCGGCACTCGGGATCCGCGAAACGAACCATCTAGTTGGAGTTCGAGATCGTCGGACAACGTAAACAG ATGGAGTAATTCGAGCAGCATGGGAAATACGTTGCGGCATCCTGTTCCGCCGACTTACCAGAGCGGCCCTATTCAATCTATGGGATTGACAGCACCTGGAACAGCGCCGTCGTACGATCGCTTCGATCCATACAAATCCTCCATGCCGAGCATGAGAAAATACTGA
- the LOC144470574 gene encoding uncharacterized protein LOC144470574 isoform X3, whose translation MADIEGKKLTELRVIDLKTELERRGLDKSGNKAALLERLSKSISDEGKNPDEYLIVPCGGVCKVTPRKNSVTGTTNPDEATEVIEIQKEDVTDVPDISEAKVKTEVKLALEKELTPPKLEESQGEVQISSSKEVECKVEPKVQVKIEAEASAVVNEVPTNSASTVEANGIDNEDSINLTIGEDEENLLAEETESHERHKDGGEKKKVEENSKKGESKGSGRAEAGANSKEGTSSGANVGTKNKQDGGDGSKSTESSNKNQKRDDKDKKNSQVSPVNASSRNLWVSGLSSSTRATDLKQIFSKYGKVIGAKVVTNARTPGARCYGYVTMSTSEDAAKCIQHLHKTELHGRVISVEKAKGDTQQSHMRKRDTANGKSEKKEEKEKLKDNHDTADRKEKEVKKEKSEEKGSEATKKLDEKGEIGENKKTETLEKKDEALKESDSRSTKSTSKKPESERGRRDEKRIRSWDHHRSHTRSRSRERRRRDDVLTFAKIREERERQRLREKERMLREEERRRREDMERQREIERRHREEAARLDREREKLRRERERIEQEKAELLRLERERQKLEREKLERERLELKRQQMRLEESRRAPPPPSIKRSSSDRRDPRDMYVEPDRKRIATEHSRRHTPDRVSDRRGEILDRVSDRRLDSSPPARYESSRSTQDIGLKKEFKRSSDFTSRSSRPESFSDVSRGREVIVRREPLSTTTSSIDPRQVKESRYERPSTTTYTREREVRRSEPETHRSSRDSHTRYSESFKPTGSTTPRDSRYVESNRTTSSWHSGPPSTKSFNSVPSSGTRDPRNEPSSWSSRSSDNVNRWSNSSSMGNTLRHPVPPTYQSGPIQSMGLTAPGTAPSYDRFDPYKSSMPSMRKY comes from the exons ATGGCCGATATAGAAGGGAAAAAGTTGACCGAACTCCGTGTAATAGATCTGAAAACGGAGCTCGAACGACGAGGACTTGATAAAAGCGGAAATAAAGCGGCGCTTCTAGAGCGTCTTTCCAAG TCCATATCTGACGAAGGAAAAAATCCTGATGAATATCTCATTGTACCTTGTGGCGGTGTATGCAAAGTCACTCCAAGAAAGAATAGTG tgACCGGTACAACGAATCCAGATGAGGCAACAGAAGtcatagaaattcaaaaagAAGATGTTACGGATGTGCCTGATATTTCTGAGGCAAAGGTGAAGACAGAAGTAAAGCTTGCCCTTGAGAAAGAGTTGACTCCACCGAAGTTGGAG GAATCTCAAGGGGAAGTCCAAATCAGCAGTAGCAAGGAAGTAGAGTGCAAAGTAGAACCCAAGGTCCAGGTGAAAATCGAAGCGGAAGCATCAGCAGTGGTGAATGAAGTCCCAACCAATTCAGCTTCGACGGTCGAAGCTAATGGTATTGATAACGAAGATTCTATTAATTTGACTATCGGCGAAGACGAGGAAAATCTCCTAGCCGAGGAG ACCGAGTCTCACGAGAGGCATAAAG ATggaggagagaagaagaaagtcGAAGAGAACAGCAAGAAGGGAGAGTCTAAAGGGAGCGGTAGAGCAGAAGCCGGCGCCAACAGCAAGGAAGGGACCTCGTCAGGCGCGAACGTCGGGACGAAGAACAAGCAGGACGGTGGAGACGGAAGCAAGAG CACGGAGTCTAGTAACAAGAATCAAAAAAGGGATGATAAAG ACAAGAAAAATTCTCAAGTTAGCCCCGTTAACGCGAGCAGCAGAAACTTATGGGTATCCGGATTGTCGTCGAGCACACGCGCCACCGACTTgaagcaaatattttcgaaatacgGAAAGGTGATCGGCGCGAAAGTGGTTACGAACGCGAGGACACCCGGCGCAAGATGCTACGGATACGTGACCATGTCGACGAGCGAAGACGCCGCGAAATGCATCCAGCATTTGCACAAGACGGAACTCCACGGTCGCGTGATATCCGTCGAAAAG GCGAAAGGCGACACGCAGCAAAGTCACATGCGGAAACGGGACACCGCCAACGGGAAGTccgagaagaaggaagaaaaggAGAAGTTGAAGGATAATCACGACACAGCCGACCGGAAGGAGAAAGAggtgaaaaaggaaaagagcgAAGAGAAGGGATCGGAAGCAA CGAAAAAGTTGGACGAGAAAGGCGAGATCGGCGAAAACAAGAAGACGGAGACGCTGGAGAAGAAGGACGAAGCTTTGAAGGAATCGGACTCGCGATCAACCAAATCTACCAGCAAGAAaccagagagcgagagaggacgGCGCGACGAGAAGAGGATTCGATCGTGGGACCATCACCGATCTCACACACGATCCCGTAGTCGCGAGCGACGCAGACGCGACGATGTGCTCACATTCGCAAAGATCAGG GAAGAACGAGAGAGGCAGAGATTACGTGAGAAAGAGCGAATGCTTCGCGAAGAGGAGCGTAGAAGGCGGGAGGATATGGAACGGCAAAGGGAAATCGAACGAAGACATAGGGAAGAGGCGGCACGATTGGACAGAGAACGCGAGAAGCTTCGCCGAGAACGGGAGAGGATCGAACAAGAGAAGGCTGAGCTTCTTCGTCTCGAGCGGGAACGCCAAAAGCTCGAACGGGAGAAGCTGGAACGGGAGAGGCTCGAACTCAAGAGGCAACAGATGCGGCTTGAGGAGAGTAGACGCGCGCCTCCTCCGCCCTCCATAAAGCGGTCCTCCAGCGACCGAAGAGACCCGAGAGACATGTATGTGGAGCCAGACAGAAAACGCATAGCCACCGAGCACAGTCGAAGACACACACCGGATCGCGTCAgcgatcgccgcggcgagattCTGGATCGCGTCTCCGACAGACGGTTGGATTCGTCGCCACCTGCTCGTTACGAATCCAGCAG ATCTACTCAAGACATAGGATTGAAGAAGGAATTTAAGCGCAGCAGCGACTTTACTTCGCGTAGCAGTCGTCCGGAAAGTTTCTCCGACGTTTCTCGCGGTAGGGAAGTGATCGTTCGCCGAGAACCGCTCAGCACGACCACATCGTCGATCGATCCCCGGCAAGTCAAAGAGAG CAGATACGAGCGACCAAGCACGACTACGTACACGCGCGAACGCGAAGTTCGTCGATCGGAACCAGAAACCCATAGAAGTTCCAGGGACAGCCATACACGTTACAGCGAGAGTTTCAAACCTACGGGCTCGACCACGCCGC GTGACAGTCGCTACGTAGAGAGTAATAGAACGACCAGCAGCTGGCACTCGGGACCGCCTTCCACGAAATCATTTAATTCCGTACCTAGTAGCGGCACTCGGGATCCGCGAAACGAACCATCTAGTTGGAGTTCGAGATCGTCGGACAACGTAAACAG ATGGAGTAATTCGAGCAGCATGGGAAATACGTTGCGGCATCCTGTTCCGCCGACTTACCAGAGCGGCCCTATTCAATCTATGGGATTGACAGCACCTGGAACAGCGCCGTCGTACGATCGCTTCGATCCATACAAATCCTCCATGCCGAGCATGAGAAAATACTGA